From the genome of Triticum aestivum cultivar Chinese Spring chromosome 1A, IWGSC CS RefSeq v2.1, whole genome shotgun sequence:
GTATAATACTCAAACTACCTCTAATAAGAATTAGCCTCCCTCCATATGAAAGACCCCTACCTTTCCAAGGTGCAAAGCTTTTTACCCATTTTCTGTACAGGCACATCCCAATCTTTCTTAAATAGCCTAACTGAATTAATTGGTATACCTAAATATCTAAATGGTAAGCAACCATGGGCACCTATGTTTTTAAGGCGTCCGtaaggcgacgcctaggcgtcgaggcccccccccccccccccagcgcctTAAAGCGAAgcgtcgccttaaaaacatagATGGGCACATGTGAAAATAGCAGCATAATCCTTTTTATCCTCTACAGTTCGATCAAAACAAAATAATTCACTTCTACGAAAGTTTAACTTTCAAACCAGACAGGTGTTCAAACAAACATAAAATAATCTTGACATTGCGAGCACTTTCTAGGTTTGCTTTAAACATAAATATCGTGTTATCAGCATACTGTAACATATTCAAACCACCCCCATAAAGGTGTTGTACTAAATTTTGCACCAAACCCATCTCCTGAGCTCTAAGTAAAACCAAGTGTAAAATATCTATTACAATATTAAACAGAATCGGACAAAGGGGAACGCCTTGTCTTTAAACCtttttttagttttagaaaaagcCCTACCTAATAATTAACCATAACAACTACTTTACCATGTTCCAGTGTTTGTATAATCCAGTTAATGAATTTATTACATAACCCATTTTTAATAATGACAAATTTAAGAAAAGCTAGTTAATCATATCGTATGCTTTCTCGAAATCTACCTTAAAGAAGACATCGTCTATCTTTTTTCTATGCATGTTATGCAGCACCTCATGCAGAACTAAAACCCCATCCAAAATAAAACGACCTTCTATAAAAATTGTTTCACTAGAGCAACAATCTTGTCCTACAACAGCATCCCTATTATTAATAGCCTTTGTAAAGATTTTTAAAATACCATTGAGACGGCAGATAGGTATGTACTGATGTAAACTACTTGCACCAGCACAtttaggtctctctctctctctctctctctctctctctctctctctctctctctctctccctctctccctctctccctctctccctctctctctctctctccctctccctctctaaaTCATTTAAAACAGACTACATCTCAATATCCAGGGTAATATTCTTTAGACATTCAGAATGACCAAACAAATTCTTATAAAAGGAATTGGCATATAATAAAATGTCTTTACCGCCTGCACCAGATTTACATTACTTCCTAAAGAAAGgactttcttctttctttttctagtAAGCTTAAGAAGTGACAGCATCCCCTTCTAACAATTCAAACTATGCTATTTTTAGTCTGTCGGTGTTAAATGGAGAGCAATCTTCCCAATACAGGTCAGCTTCAACCTGTCAAACCCCGCTACAAAAAAAATTCTTACGAATATTTCTGCTGAAGTTTCGAGTGATGATAAAATTCAGGTCATGAAAAGGACTATCCGAACACCTTTTATACCACTATATTTGATGAACAACCCTACATGGTAACCGTTAGTTTATCACCTGATGAATAATTGAGACAAACCAAATGCACGTGCATATACACCAAACAAGGAAACTTCTCAGCAAAGTTTGCATTATGCACTTAATTCATGAGCTCATCTACTGCATAAGACCGAATTCATCAACTAAACAAGACTGAATTAATCAGCAACAGCAAACATATGATAACTGAAAAGGAACAAAACGAAGTTCACAAGTAGCACTCACTAATACTAGGATTCAGGACAACCATAATCATGACATGTCATGGCCAAGAAAGCTGGATAACAGTATATAGTATAATTCAGCCCCACAGAACAAACTGACTAACATAATTCAAGAAGATTAAGAAGTGCAGGTGTACACATACATGATTATTCCATTGATCGGAGCAAGCCCAAGCAGAAATCAAACTGAATTAGTGCCCATCTGCATCTGCTAGTGGCTCTGATGAGAAGAGAGGAACATAAGGCCGATATGGCCCGACACTGCAtttctcgagatcgagcacacttGAGAGTTGGTGACGTCGCATGTCCCACGACAGCAATGAAGCCGCATCTCGTGCATCGCCATCAAAAAGACCCATGCTGACAAAGAAGAAGATGTCACGATCGGGATGGAACCCAACCAGCTGGTACTCCACCTCAGCTAGGTTCAGCACCTCATCGATTCTGAAACTGTGCTTCAGGGCCCATTGTTGGGTATCATAATCCTCAAGGCGCCAGATCGCAACCTCTTCAGCCATCTTGAGTGAatcttcatcgtcgtcgttgcTGGCAGTGAGAGGAACTGGAGATATAGTAGCATAGTGCAGGCAACCCTGTGACCACCCAACCCTATAATAGAACTGTCCGCGTGGCATGGAGATGGTCTTCCACACCTTGCCCTCCATGTCCACGGCCACCAGCACAGTAGTGTCTTCCCAAGTGTTGTTGCTGTTGGTCCGACGCCGGTTGCCCACAACATGCAGCATACCATGAAGCAGGACACTGTGATGTTCCAGTACAACATTGTCAAGCAATCCAGTATCCCTCCGGGTCCAGGCTCCGGTTCTCGATGAGTAGATGCTCACTCCTGTGAGGCCGACGTCGTCAGTGCGCTCGAAATCAAAAACGTGAAAATGGGATGAGACTGCTGGATCAAAAGCCAGGTGGAACTGGCAGTGAAAGCCGCATGTGTTTGGCCGCGGCTGCGGGCCGGGGGGCAGCTCCGCCCACCTCCGGGTGGCCGGATTGCAGACGACAAAACGGACTTGAGATCCCGCGTCCGGGTAGTAGGAGCAGAGGAGGAGACCATTGCAGGCGTGCTCCAGCCCGAAGTACCTGTACTCCGTATGTGGCAGGAACGTGAGTGAAGTGTCGAGATCAAGACCCTCGGCGTAGGCGCCGGCCAAGTGGTGGCGGAAGCCGCCGGCGTCGGGGATGGTGGTGTAGAGGACGCCGGCGAGGGTCTGGGGCAGCTTcttgcggtgggcggggtgggcgATGAGGTC
Proteins encoded in this window:
- the LOC123185119 gene encoding F-box protein At5g49610, producing the protein MEEEKSADELSPDRSLVAAAVSRLTDDLIVEILSRLPFRSVCRFKCVSKPWRDLIAHPAHRKKLPQTLAGVLYTTIPDAGGFRHHLAGAYAEGLDLDTSLTFLPHTEYRYFGLEHACNGLLLCSYYPDAGSQVRFVVCNPATRRWAELPPGPQPRPNTCGFHCQFHLAFDPAVSSHFHVFDFERTDDVGLTGVSIYSSRTGAWTRRDTGLLDNVVLEHHSVLLHGMLHVVGNRRRTNSNNTWEDTTVLVAVDMEGKVWKTISMPRGQFYYRVGWSQGCLHYATISPVPLTASNDDDEDSLKMAEEVAIWRLEDYDTQQWALKHSFRIDEVLNLAEVEYQLVGFHPDRDIFFFVSMGLFDGDARDAASLLSWDMRRHQLSSVLDLEKCSVGPYRPYVPLFSSEPLADADGH